One window of the Oceanispirochaeta sp. M1 genome contains the following:
- the rpoC gene encoding DNA-directed RNA polymerase subunit beta' → MKEIQDFDSLQIKLASPEQIRAWSYGEVKKPETINYRTLRPEKDGLFCERIFGTTKEWECYCGKFKSIRYKGVICDRCGVEVTHFKVRRERMGHIELASPVSHIWYYRSVPSRMGLLLDLSIAALRSILYYEKYVVIEAGDTDLKKMQLLSEEEFMEAQDRYGMSFTAGIGAEAVRSLLEGLDLDALSVELRAKMVEKGPKADKRLLKRIEIVENFRDSGNRSEWMILDVIPVIPPELRPMVQLDGGRFATSDLNDLYRRVINRNNRLKRLMALNAPDIIIRNEKRMLQEAVDALFDNSKKKKVVKGASNRPLKSLSDLLKGKQGRFRQNLLGKRVDYSGRSVIVVGPNLKLHQCGLPAKMALELYKPFIMKKLVDKDIVYNIKKAKTLVEQETPEVWAVLDEVVKEHPVLLNRAPTLHRLGIQAFEPVLVEGKAIRLHPLVCHAFNADFDGDQMAVHVPLTHAAQIECWTLMLSDTNLMNPANGQPVVFPSQDMVLGLYHLTKHRPGAKGEGRYFTGGNEVLMALDSRSVAYQAMIKVKIDGEFKETTPGRVIFNELLPKEVDFVNETLGDKQIRALITETHEIHGSYITVRMLDTVKDTGYKYATKFGASIGMDDIIIPENKKELIDAANAEVSKIQGQYLSGHITQEERYNRVVEVWSKTNEELTNVMMETLKHDKGGFNNVFMMADSGARGSRNQIRQLAGMRGLMAKPSGDIIELPIRSNFKEGLSVIEFFISTNGARKGLADTALKTADAGYLTRRLVDIAQDMVVNEEDCGTINGIETHALKDGEDIVESLADRIQGRFTLERVKHPITGEVIIDVNEEITDEIAKAIEEVGVEAVKVRTVLTCEAKHGVCRKCYGRDLSTKKTVNIGEAVGIIAAQSIGQPGTQLTMRTFHVGGTASTIAEDNRVSLRYPVLVREINGTRVDMDNGSKLFTRKGAIIVAKVLDSFDLKKGVEALVEDGQKVIKGESILKTKDGDVVADRIAFVSIVGKKLLLVAQDQKLEVRNGSTVQVATGAVVPAEEALAYFDPFSDPIIAEQNGTVKFEDIIIGTTLREEVNEDTGNIEKKITDFSLESLQPRIVMLDSNGEELASYYLPGNAYLNVEDGTKVKAGRTLAKMLKESTKTQDITGGLPRVGELFEARKPRVATVMSRINGKVRFDGIVKGKRVLTVVDPWDNEFKHLVPMGKHLLVRDGDLVEAGEPLCEGSKDPHDILDILGENALQQFLVDEVQEVYRMQGVNINDKHIGVIIRQMMRKIEIIDVGDTHFIYGQQIDKYNFRRENERVKREGGESSIAIPLLLGITRASLNIDSWISAASFQETTRVLTNAAIAGDVDHLRGLKENVVIGHIIPAGTGMKKYRNMKLFNKDSQDLDSHVAQILENRKKEQELASMNREPFDESYDEKTEA, encoded by the coding sequence ATGAAAGAGATACAAGATTTTGATAGTCTACAGATAAAATTGGCATCTCCGGAACAGATCAGAGCATGGTCTTACGGTGAGGTCAAAAAACCAGAAACCATTAACTACAGAACCCTTCGTCCGGAAAAAGACGGCCTGTTCTGTGAAAGGATTTTCGGTACAACAAAAGAGTGGGAATGTTACTGCGGTAAGTTCAAGTCCATCCGTTATAAGGGTGTGATCTGTGACCGTTGTGGTGTTGAGGTTACTCATTTTAAGGTCCGTCGTGAAAGAATGGGCCATATTGAGCTGGCTTCTCCTGTTTCTCATATCTGGTATTACCGCTCAGTGCCCTCAAGGATGGGTCTGCTTCTGGATCTTTCCATTGCAGCTCTCCGTTCTATCCTTTACTACGAAAAATATGTAGTTATTGAGGCCGGTGATACTGACCTTAAGAAAATGCAGCTTCTCTCTGAAGAAGAGTTTATGGAAGCTCAGGATCGTTACGGTATGTCTTTTACAGCCGGAATCGGTGCTGAAGCGGTCAGAAGCCTTCTTGAAGGTCTTGATCTTGATGCTCTCTCTGTAGAGCTTCGTGCAAAAATGGTTGAAAAAGGACCTAAAGCAGACAAGAGACTTCTTAAGAGAATTGAAATCGTAGAAAACTTCAGAGACTCAGGAAACAGATCAGAGTGGATGATTCTGGATGTAATTCCCGTAATTCCCCCTGAATTGAGACCAATGGTACAGCTTGACGGTGGACGTTTTGCGACTTCCGACCTTAATGACCTGTACAGAAGAGTTATCAATAGAAACAACCGTCTGAAAAGACTTATGGCTCTTAATGCTCCCGATATCATTATCCGTAATGAAAAGAGGATGCTTCAGGAAGCTGTTGATGCCCTTTTTGACAACTCCAAGAAGAAAAAAGTAGTTAAGGGTGCTTCTAATAGACCTCTTAAATCACTTTCCGACCTTCTTAAAGGTAAACAGGGACGTTTTAGACAGAACCTTCTTGGTAAACGTGTTGACTACTCCGGACGTTCCGTAATTGTTGTTGGTCCCAATCTGAAACTTCATCAGTGCGGCCTTCCTGCAAAGATGGCTCTGGAGCTGTACAAACCATTTATTATGAAGAAACTTGTAGACAAAGATATCGTCTACAATATTAAAAAAGCTAAAACTCTTGTGGAGCAGGAAACTCCTGAAGTATGGGCCGTTCTTGACGAAGTCGTTAAAGAACACCCCGTTCTTCTGAACCGTGCTCCTACTCTTCACAGACTTGGTATTCAGGCCTTTGAGCCTGTACTGGTAGAAGGTAAAGCTATCCGTCTGCATCCTCTTGTCTGTCATGCTTTCAATGCTGACTTTGACGGTGACCAGATGGCTGTTCACGTACCTCTGACCCATGCGGCTCAGATTGAGTGCTGGACTCTGATGCTCTCTGATACAAACCTTATGAACCCTGCCAACGGTCAGCCCGTTGTATTTCCTTCACAGGACATGGTTCTCGGACTGTATCACCTGACAAAACACAGACCCGGTGCCAAGGGTGAAGGACGCTATTTTACAGGTGGAAACGAAGTTCTTATGGCTCTCGATTCCAGGTCTGTAGCCTATCAGGCAATGATTAAGGTTAAAATTGATGGCGAGTTCAAGGAAACTACCCCCGGTAGAGTTATTTTCAATGAGTTGCTTCCCAAGGAAGTTGATTTTGTTAATGAGACTCTCGGTGATAAACAGATCAGAGCCCTGATTACAGAGACACATGAAATCCATGGTTCTTATATAACCGTTAGGATGCTGGATACCGTAAAAGATACAGGATATAAGTATGCAACCAAATTCGGTGCTTCCATCGGTATGGATGACATCATTATTCCTGAGAATAAGAAAGAACTTATTGACGCGGCCAATGCTGAAGTCTCTAAGATTCAGGGTCAGTATCTTTCCGGACATATTACTCAGGAAGAGCGCTATAACCGTGTAGTTGAGGTCTGGAGTAAGACCAACGAAGAATTGACCAATGTCATGATGGAAACACTCAAGCATGATAAGGGTGGATTTAACAACGTATTTATGATGGCCGACTCAGGAGCGAGGGGTTCCAGGAACCAGATTCGTCAGCTTGCCGGTATGCGTGGTCTGATGGCTAAACCTTCAGGTGATATTATCGAGCTGCCTATCCGTTCCAACTTTAAAGAAGGTCTATCTGTAATTGAGTTCTTTATCTCAACCAACGGTGCCCGTAAGGGACTTGCGGATACCGCGCTGAAAACTGCGGATGCCGGTTACCTGACAAGACGTCTTGTAGATATTGCTCAGGATATGGTTGTAAACGAAGAAGACTGCGGTACCATCAACGGTATTGAAACTCATGCACTGAAAGATGGTGAGGATATTGTTGAATCACTGGCTGACAGAATCCAGGGACGTTTTACACTTGAAAGAGTAAAACACCCTATCACCGGTGAAGTTATCATCGATGTAAATGAAGAAATCACAGATGAAATTGCCAAGGCAATCGAAGAAGTCGGTGTTGAGGCTGTAAAAGTCAGAACCGTACTGACCTGTGAAGCTAAACACGGTGTTTGTAGAAAGTGTTACGGACGTGACCTTTCTACCAAGAAGACCGTTAATATCGGTGAAGCTGTAGGTATTATTGCTGCCCAGTCTATTGGACAGCCCGGTACACAGCTTACCATGAGAACCTTCCACGTTGGTGGTACAGCAAGTACTATCGCCGAAGATAACAGAGTCTCACTGCGTTACCCCGTTCTTGTAAGAGAGATCAACGGTACACGTGTTGATATGGATAACGGCTCAAAGCTGTTTACCAGAAAGGGTGCAATCATTGTAGCCAAGGTTCTGGACTCTTTCGATCTGAAAAAGGGTGTTGAAGCTCTTGTTGAAGATGGACAGAAGGTCATTAAGGGTGAATCCATCCTTAAAACAAAAGACGGTGACGTCGTTGCTGATCGGATTGCCTTCGTTTCTATCGTCGGTAAAAAGCTGCTTCTGGTTGCTCAGGATCAGAAACTTGAAGTCAGAAACGGATCTACCGTACAGGTAGCAACGGGTGCTGTAGTTCCTGCTGAAGAAGCACTGGCTTACTTTGACCCCTTCTCAGATCCGATTATCGCTGAACAGAACGGTACAGTTAAGTTTGAAGATATCATTATCGGTACAACTTTGAGAGAAGAAGTAAATGAAGATACTGGTAATATTGAAAAGAAAATTACCGATTTTTCACTTGAGTCACTTCAGCCTCGTATTGTGATGCTGGACTCTAACGGTGAAGAACTGGCTTCTTACTATCTGCCTGGAAATGCTTACCTTAACGTCGAAGACGGAACGAAAGTTAAAGCCGGTAGAACTTTGGCCAAGATGCTTAAAGAATCTACAAAAACACAGGATATTACCGGTGGTCTTCCCAGGGTTGGAGAGCTTTTCGAAGCCAGAAAGCCAAGAGTCGCAACAGTTATGTCCAGAATTAACGGAAAAGTCAGATTTGACGGAATCGTTAAGGGTAAACGTGTTCTGACCGTTGTTGACCCCTGGGATAATGAGTTTAAACATCTTGTTCCCATGGGAAAACATCTTCTTGTAAGAGACGGTGACCTTGTTGAAGCCGGTGAACCTTTATGTGAAGGATCTAAAGATCCCCATGATATCCTGGACATCCTCGGAGAAAATGCTCTACAGCAGTTCCTTGTTGATGAAGTTCAGGAAGTTTATCGGATGCAGGGTGTAAATATCAACGATAAGCATATTGGTGTAATTATTCGTCAGATGATGAGAAAAATCGAAATCATCGATGTGGGTGATACACACTTTATTTACGGTCAGCAGATTGATAAATATAATTTCCGCAGGGAAAATGAAAGAGTTAAGAGAGAAGGTGGAGAATCGTCAATTGCGATACCTCTTCTTCTGGGTATCACCAGAGCCTCACTTAATATTGATTCATGGATTTCAGCTGCCTCCTTCCAGGAGACAACAAGAGTTCTGACCAATGCAGCCATTGCCGGAGATGTCGATCATTTGAGAGGCCTCAAGGAAAATGTTGTTATCGGTCATATCATTCCTGCCGGTACCGGTATGAAAAAATACCGGAACATGAAATTGTTCAATAAGGATAGTCAGGATCTGGACTCACATGTTGCTCAGATTTTGGAGAATAGAAAGAAAGAACAGGAATTGGCGAGTATGAATCGGGAGCCCTTTGATGAGTCATACGACGAAAAAACCGAGGCTTAA
- the rpsL gene encoding 30S ribosomal protein S12 — MPTINQLVRNGRKSSVKKTKAPALQACPQKRGVCTRVMTITPKKPNSALRKVARVRLTNGIEVTAYIPGIGHNLQEHSVVILRGGKVKDLPGVRYRIIRGTKDTLGVDGRRKSRSKYGTKKPKA, encoded by the coding sequence ATGCCTACAATAAATCAGTTAGTCAGGAACGGTCGTAAGTCTTCAGTTAAGAAGACAAAGGCACCCGCCCTCCAAGCTTGTCCTCAGAAAAGAGGCGTATGTACAAGGGTTATGACCATAACTCCTAAGAAACCGAACTCAGCGCTTCGTAAAGTTGCCAGGGTCAGATTGACCAATGGTATCGAAGTGACTGCTTATATTCCTGGTATTGGACACAACCTTCAGGAGCACTCTGTGGTTATTCTTCGTGGCGGTAAGGTAAAAGACCTTCCCGGTGTACGTTATAGAATCATCCGTGGTACAAAAGATACACTCGGTGTGGATGGAAGAAGAAAGTCCCGTTCTAAATACGGAACCAAGAAACCTAAGGCGTGA
- the rpsG gene encoding 30S ribosomal protein S7 yields the protein MARRREAPVRPVMPDSKYNNTTVEKFIKRMMLSGKKSTSAACLYDALAVVKEKGSEDELQTFLKALENVKPAVEVKSRRVGGSTYQVPVEIRDSRRDALAMRWLIAAARNRSGKSMCDKLSAEIMDASNSTGSAFKKKEDTHRMAEANKAFSHYKW from the coding sequence ATGGCAAGACGAAGAGAGGCACCGGTAAGACCGGTAATGCCCGATTCAAAATATAACAACACTACTGTAGAAAAATTCATTAAGCGAATGATGCTTAGTGGTAAGAAGTCTACCAGTGCAGCATGTCTTTACGACGCGCTTGCTGTTGTTAAAGAAAAGGGTAGTGAAGATGAGCTTCAGACATTTCTGAAAGCTCTTGAAAATGTAAAACCTGCAGTCGAGGTTAAGTCAAGAAGAGTTGGTGGTTCTACTTACCAGGTTCCCGTAGAAATTCGGGATTCCAGGAGAGATGCACTGGCTATGAGATGGCTGATCGCAGCTGCAAGAAACAGAAGTGGTAAAAGCATGTGTGATAAGCTCAGTGCGGAAATCATGGATGCTTCAAACTCTACTGGGTCTGCTTTCAAGAAGAAAGAAGATACCCATAGAATGGCGGAAGCTAATAAGGCATTCTCCCACTATAAGTGGTAG
- the tuf gene encoding elongation factor Tu, protein MAKEKFERNKPHINVGTIGHVDHGKTTLTAAISMFCAAKSGAKIMSYEDIDNAPEERERGITINTRHVEYETADRHYAHVDCPGHADYIKNMITGAAQMDGAVLLVAADSGPEPQTREHILLARQVGVPKLIVFMNKLDLADPELVDLVEMEVRELLDEYGFPGDDTPIIKGSAFEAMSNIEDGDKTACIQELLDSMDTYFPIPDRAVDQPFLMPIEDVFSISGRGTVVTGRIEKGVLHVGDQIEIVGIRDNQTTTCTGVEMFNKLLDEGQAGDNIGTLLRGIDKEAVQRGQVLCKPGSISPHAKFKATLYCLTKEEGGRHNPFFSGYRPQFYFRTTDITGTVTLPEEKQMVMPGDNTEISGELIHPIAMDGGLRFSIREGGRTVASGQVIEIIE, encoded by the coding sequence ATGGCTAAAGAAAAATTCGAACGTAACAAACCGCACATCAATGTCGGTACAATTGGTCATGTTGACCACGGTAAAACCACTCTTACTGCTGCAATCTCTATGTTTTGCGCTGCTAAGTCTGGTGCTAAGATCATGAGTTATGAAGATATTGATAACGCTCCCGAAGAAAGAGAGCGTGGTATTACTATCAATACTCGTCACGTTGAGTATGAAACAGCGGATCGTCACTATGCACATGTTGACTGTCCCGGACATGCTGACTACATCAAGAACATGATTACCGGTGCTGCACAGATGGACGGAGCCGTTCTTCTCGTTGCTGCAGACTCAGGACCCGAGCCTCAGACTAGAGAGCACATCCTTCTTGCGAGACAGGTTGGCGTTCCTAAGCTGATCGTTTTCATGAACAAACTCGACCTTGCTGACCCCGAACTGGTTGACCTGGTAGAGATGGAAGTACGTGAGCTCCTCGATGAGTATGGTTTCCCCGGAGACGATACACCCATCATTAAAGGTTCAGCTTTCGAAGCTATGTCTAATATTGAAGATGGTGATAAGACTGCATGTATTCAGGAGCTCCTGGATTCTATGGATACTTATTTTCCTATTCCTGACAGAGCTGTAGATCAGCCCTTCCTGATGCCTATTGAAGACGTTTTTTCAATTTCCGGCCGTGGTACTGTTGTAACCGGTCGTATTGAGAAAGGTGTACTTCATGTTGGTGACCAGATTGAGATCGTTGGTATTAGAGACAATCAGACTACTACATGTACAGGTGTTGAGATGTTCAACAAGCTGCTGGATGAAGGTCAGGCTGGTGATAATATCGGTACTCTTCTTCGTGGTATTGATAAAGAAGCGGTTCAGAGAGGACAGGTTCTTTGTAAACCTGGTTCTATCTCTCCCCACGCAAAGTTTAAAGCAACTCTGTACTGTCTGACTAAGGAAGAGGGTGGACGTCACAATCCTTTCTTTTCCGGATACAGACCTCAGTTTTACTTTAGAACAACTGACATTACAGGAACTGTAACTCTTCCCGAAGAGAAGCAGATGGTAATGCCTGGTGATAACACCGAGATTTCTGGTGAACTGATTCATCCTATTGCGATGGACGGAGGGCTTAGATTCTCTATCCGTGAGGGTGGTAGAACTGTAGCTTCCGGTCAGGTCATTGAGATCATAGAATAA
- the rpsJ gene encoding 30S ribosomal protein S10 has product MGKERIRVRLRGFDVELIDQSAKAIVQAVQKQGSKVSGPIPLPTRINKYTVLKSTFVNKKSREQFEMRTHKRLIDILEPTSAVMDALMKLELPAGVDVEIKQ; this is encoded by the coding sequence ATGGGTAAGGAACGGATACGCGTCAGATTAAGAGGATTTGACGTTGAGTTGATTGACCAGAGTGCTAAGGCCATTGTTCAGGCCGTTCAGAAACAAGGAAGTAAAGTTTCTGGACCGATCCCTCTGCCTACACGGATCAATAAGTACACTGTGTTGAAATCAACTTTTGTTAATAAGAAGTCTAGAGAGCAGTTCGAAATGCGAACTCACAAAAGACTTATAGATATTTTAGAGCCAACCTCTGCTGTAATGGATGCTCTTATGAAACTCGAGCTGCCCGCTGGAGTGGATGTAGAGATCAAGCAGTAA
- the rplC gene encoding 50S ribosomal protein L3: protein MIGLIGKKAGMTQVFDSEGTLTPVTVIKVEPNVVVANRTVEKDGYSAVVLGSVEMKANHVSKPYAGQFKENVTPKKLVMELRNFEKECNVGDSFGVELMESFSYVDVIGTSKGKGFQGVMKRHNFSGGRATHGSKFHRVGGSTGMAAYPSKVIKGTKMAGRMGGERKTVQNLEVVKIDAEKNVVLVKGAVPGTKDSVVLVRNAKKK from the coding sequence ATGATTGGTTTAATTGGCAAAAAAGCCGGAATGACGCAGGTGTTTGATTCTGAAGGAACACTGACTCCTGTTACTGTTATTAAGGTTGAGCCTAATGTAGTAGTAGCCAATAGAACTGTAGAAAAAGATGGCTACAGCGCGGTTGTTCTTGGGTCTGTTGAAATGAAAGCTAACCACGTAAGTAAACCTTACGCTGGACAGTTTAAGGAAAACGTAACACCAAAGAAACTTGTTATGGAACTGCGTAATTTTGAGAAAGAATGTAATGTTGGCGATTCTTTCGGTGTTGAATTGATGGAAAGTTTTTCCTACGTTGACGTGATCGGAACATCTAAGGGAAAAGGTTTCCAGGGTGTAATGAAACGTCACAATTTTAGTGGAGGCCGTGCCACACACGGTTCAAAATTCCATAGAGTTGGTGGTTCAACCGGTATGGCCGCTTACCCTTCAAAAGTAATTAAGGGAACTAAGATGGCCGGACGTATGGGCGGAGAGAGAAAAACCGTTCAGAACCTGGAAGTAGTAAAAATAGATGCTGAAAAGAATGTTGTATTGGTGAAGGGTGCTGTACCCGGTACGAAAGACAGTGTTGTTTTAGTACGTAACGCCAAGAAAAAATAG
- the rplD gene encoding 50S ribosomal protein L4, whose translation MDRKVFSIDGKELRTITLEDSVFAREVSDGSIYNAIKNELANKRVGTASTLTRSEVRGTTAKPWRQKGTGRARAGRRRSPVWVGGSVVFGPKPRDYSYVLPKKVKQLAMKSILSLKAQDENTFRIIEDFTVDSGKTKDFKAILTALVNDEKTVVVLKDDDKKIRQAGRNLPNVRFLSYNRLSAHTLFYGKNVLVLEGAASKLNEFYGG comes from the coding sequence ATGGACAGAAAAGTCTTTTCAATTGATGGAAAAGAGCTGCGGACAATAACTCTTGAAGATTCAGTATTTGCACGTGAAGTAAGCGATGGTTCTATTTACAACGCCATCAAAAATGAGCTTGCTAATAAAAGAGTTGGAACAGCCAGCACACTTACCAGAAGTGAAGTAAGAGGAACAACAGCTAAGCCGTGGAGACAGAAAGGAACTGGTAGAGCCAGAGCCGGACGTAGAAGATCTCCTGTATGGGTTGGTGGAAGTGTAGTTTTCGGGCCTAAGCCTAGAGATTACAGCTATGTTCTTCCGAAAAAAGTAAAGCAGTTAGCTATGAAATCCATACTGAGTCTTAAAGCTCAGGATGAGAATACATTTAGAATTATTGAAGATTTTACGGTTGATTCCGGAAAAACTAAAGATTTTAAAGCCATTCTGACAGCTTTGGTAAATGATGAAAAAACTGTTGTTGTTCTTAAGGACGACGACAAAAAAATCAGACAGGCAGGTCGCAACCTTCCCAATGTCAGATTCCTTTCTTACAACAGACTGAGTGCACACACTCTGTTTTACGGTAAGAATGTTCTGGTACTTGAAGGTGCTGCTTCGAAGCTGAATGAATTTTATGGTGGATGA
- the rplW gene encoding 50S ribosomal protein L23, whose amino-acid sequence MEPYKVIIEPVLTEKSNVLRDGESKKYVFKVDKKANKIQIVGAVKELFSVNPVSCNIVNVRGKKKANTPISASSFKRGFGKTASWKKAIVTLAKGEKIDAFEGV is encoded by the coding sequence ATGGAACCCTATAAAGTAATTATAGAACCTGTTCTGACAGAAAAATCTAATGTTCTCCGTGATGGTGAATCTAAGAAGTATGTCTTTAAGGTTGATAAGAAAGCGAATAAGATCCAGATAGTAGGTGCAGTTAAAGAACTGTTCTCTGTTAATCCTGTTAGCTGTAATATTGTGAATGTTCGTGGTAAGAAAAAAGCGAACACTCCTATTTCAGCTTCCAGCTTTAAAAGAGGATTTGGTAAAACAGCATCCTGGAAGAAAGCAATTGTAACTCTTGCCAAAGGTGAGAAGATCGATGCTTTTGAAGGCGTTTAA
- the rplB gene encoding 50S ribosomal protein L2, whose amino-acid sequence MGIKTYNPRTPSQRYRQSLTFDGITRSQPEKSLSSGKSSKAGRGAGGRISVRRRGGGHKRKYREIDFRRNKFDIPGKVAQIEYDPNRSANIALIHYADGEKRYIVAAKGVEVGTVLFNGPNSPIEVGNALPLENIPVGRLVHCIELQLGRGAQMVRTAGGGALIAAKEGNYVTIKMPSGEMRLVLNKCMATIGEIGNEDHMNVKIGKAGRSRWMGKRPKVRGVVMNPVDHPHGGGEGKTSGGRHPVSPWGKPTKGFKTRKKHKNSDNFIVKRRK is encoded by the coding sequence GTGGGTATAAAAACGTATAATCCAAGGACACCGTCCCAGAGATACAGACAGAGTTTGACTTTTGATGGAATCACCAGAAGCCAGCCCGAAAAGTCTCTCTCTTCCGGTAAGTCTTCAAAAGCCGGTCGTGGAGCCGGAGGACGGATTAGTGTACGCCGCCGTGGTGGTGGACATAAAAGAAAATACAGAGAGATCGATTTCAGACGTAATAAGTTTGATATCCCCGGTAAGGTTGCTCAGATCGAATACGATCCGAACAGATCTGCCAATATCGCTCTGATTCATTACGCCGACGGTGAAAAACGCTACATTGTAGCTGCCAAGGGTGTGGAAGTAGGAACTGTTCTATTTAATGGTCCCAACTCTCCTATTGAAGTCGGAAACGCACTTCCCCTTGAAAACATTCCCGTAGGTCGTCTTGTACACTGTATTGAGCTTCAGCTCGGTCGTGGTGCTCAGATGGTAAGAACTGCCGGTGGTGGTGCGCTTATCGCTGCAAAAGAAGGTAATTATGTAACAATAAAAATGCCTTCCGGAGAAATGCGCCTTGTTTTAAACAAGTGTATGGCAACCATTGGTGAAATCGGAAACGAAGATCACATGAATGTGAAAATCGGTAAAGCCGGTAGATCCAGATGGATGGGCAAAAGACCTAAGGTAAGAGGTGTTGTTATGAACCCGGTTGATCACCCCCATGGTGGTGGTGAAGGTAAGACTTCCGGTGGACGTCATCCTGTTTCCCCCTGGGGAAAGCCGACCAAGGGTTTCAAGACAAGGAAGAAACATAAGAACTCTGACAATTTTATTGTCAAGAGACGGAAATAG
- the rpsS gene encoding 30S ribosomal protein S19 — translation MSRSIKKGPFIAKSLYKKIIEQNKSGSKKAMVKTYSRTSTIIPEMVGMTVSVYNGKTWVPVYVTENLVGHKLGEFAPTRMFRGHAGSDKKSKR, via the coding sequence GTGTCTAGATCAATTAAAAAGGGACCGTTTATTGCCAAAAGCCTGTATAAAAAGATCATTGAACAGAATAAGTCTGGTTCTAAGAAAGCTATGGTTAAAACCTACAGCAGAACCTCCACTATTATTCCTGAGATGGTCGGTATGACAGTGTCAGTTTATAACGGCAAAACATGGGTTCCTGTATATGTAACAGAAAATCTTGTTGGTCATAAACTTGGTGAATTTGCTCCAACCAGAATGTTCAGAGGACATGCTGGTTCCGACAAGAAATCTAAAAGGTAG
- the rplV gene encoding 50S ribosomal protein L22, which yields MEAKKGYKAIAKNLPMSPTKIRPIADNIRRKPYSEAVAILENLPNKGAKLLIKVVKSAAANALNQNNMLDEDSLYIAELLIDGGPIQKRMWPRSRGRADRLLKRSSHISVVVDELGSTGE from the coding sequence ATGGAAGCAAAGAAAGGTTATAAAGCCATAGCTAAGAATTTGCCTATGTCTCCCACTAAGATCAGACCTATTGCTGATAATATTAGAAGGAAACCTTATTCTGAAGCGGTTGCGATTCTTGAGAATCTGCCTAACAAAGGCGCTAAACTGCTGATCAAGGTAGTCAAATCTGCTGCAGCTAATGCATTGAATCAGAACAACATGCTTGATGAAGATTCATTGTATATTGCTGAACTGCTTATTGATGGTGGACCCATTCAGAAAAGAATGTGGCCCCGTTCAAGAGGTAGAGCTGACAGACTGCTTAAAAGATCTTCACATATTTCTGTGGTAGTAGATGAATTAGGAAGTACGGGGGAATAA
- the rpsC gene encoding 30S ribosomal protein S3: protein MGQKVNPYGLRLGINKTWKSKWYVDPRDYANCLHEDLALRKALMDSPEARGAEIGDIEIIRQPQRITMMIYTARPGVIIGTKGANIEKIGQALQKLTDKKIQVKIKEVKKPEANAQIVALNIARQLKGRVAFRRVLKMTASNSMKSGVKGIKIKISGRLGGAEMARTQEVKEGRIPLHTLRADIDYGFAEANTTFGKIGVKVWVFKGEVYGHEQKDDAGLLVSRNQRDKASRS from the coding sequence ATGGGACAGAAAGTAAACCCTTACGGTCTCAGACTGGGTATTAATAAAACTTGGAAGTCAAAATGGTATGTTGACCCCAGAGATTATGCTAATTGTCTGCATGAAGATCTGGCGCTTCGGAAAGCCCTTATGGACAGCCCTGAAGCACGCGGTGCTGAAATTGGTGATATTGAAATCATCAGACAGCCCCAGCGCATTACTATGATGATTTACACAGCAAGACCTGGTGTGATCATTGGTACAAAGGGTGCCAACATTGAAAAAATCGGTCAGGCTCTCCAGAAGCTGACAGACAAGAAAATTCAGGTAAAAATCAAAGAAGTGAAGAAGCCCGAGGCTAACGCACAGATTGTTGCTCTGAACATTGCCCGTCAGTTGAAAGGACGTGTTGCCTTCAGAAGAGTTCTGAAGATGACTGCATCCAATTCAATGAAGTCCGGTGTGAAAGGAATCAAAATTAAGATTTCCGGAAGACTTGGTGGAGCTGAAATGGCCAGAACTCAGGAAGTAAAAGAGGGACGTATTCCTCTTCATACTCTCAGAGCTGATATCGATTACGGATTTGCGGAAGCAAATACAACATTCGGTAAGATCGGAGTTAAAGTCTGGGTTTTCAAAGGCGAAGTTTACGGACATGAACAGAAAGATGACGCCGGACTTCTGGTTAGCAGAAACCAGAGAGACAAGGCTTCAAGGAGCTAA